GAAGACCGTAAGAAATCTCTTCTACTGTGTGATTTTATATTTTTCATAGTCTTTTCCTATTTAGCGTTTGATGTTTTAGCTGCCGTTTTGATTGCTTCTTTAATTCTGAGATAAGTACCACAACGGCAAATATTTCCACTCATAGCGTTGTCAATATCTTCATCGGTTGGCTTAGGATTACTTTTCAGTAAGGCTGATGCCGACATTATTTGCCCACTTTGGCAATAACCACACTGAGCAACATCGTGTTCGAGCCATGCTTGTTGAACAGGATGCGTACCTGTTTCAGATAAGCCTTCAATTGTGGTAATGGCAGATTTACCAATAGCTGACACAGGCAATACACATGA
The DNA window shown above is from Flectobacillus major DSM 103 and carries:
- a CDS encoding (2Fe-2S)-binding protein — translated: MAKYSLKINGKTKHVDVDSSTPVLWVLRDYLNMPGTKFGCGMAQCGACTIHVDGNATRSCVLPVSAIGKSAITTIEGLSETGTHPVQQAWLEHDVAQCGYCQSGQIMSASALLKSNPKPTDEDIDNAMSGNICRCGTYLRIKEAIKTAAKTSNAK